In one Lycium barbarum isolate Lr01 chromosome 7, ASM1917538v2, whole genome shotgun sequence genomic region, the following are encoded:
- the LOC132601360 gene encoding uncharacterized protein LOC132601360 has product MAPENQPTIGPPIFIGENYHIWAIKMKAYLKALNLWEVVERGEPVVQPLRVNATLNEIKKYDELVTRSPRALTCIHSILTEVMFTRIMACETAKEAWDKLKEEFEGNNRVKSVRVFTLKREFELLKMKDSDSVKEYSSKLMEIVNQIRILGEDFLDQKVIEKILVSLPDKFESKISAIEESRDLTTFTIAELISKLQVQEQKVTMRSEGIVEDAFQVRHKFRQRKEARKASLDNSREVNSGENQGDSSRKGKFPPCGISKKTNHLEKNCWQKPKRPPVQCRYCKRYGHIERNCSQKQNQSGQSSQRANFADDH; this is encoded by the coding sequence ATGGCACCTGAAAATCAGCCAACAATAGGTCCTCCAATTTTTATCGGCGAGAATTATCACATTTGGGCCATCAAGATGAAGGCTTATCTAAAGGCTCTCAATTTATGGGAAGTTGTTGAGAGAGGAGAACCTGTTGTCCAACCTTTGAGAGTTAATGCAACTCTCAATGAAATTAAAAAGTATGATGAGTTGGTGACTAGATCTCCAAGAGCTCTCACTTGCATACATTCAATCCTTACAGAAGTGATGTTTACAAGAATTATGGCTTGTGAAACAGCTAAAGAGGCCTGGGATAAGTTAAAGGAGGAGTTTGAAGGCAATAACAGAGTAAAGTCTGTTAGGGTTTTTACTTTGAAGAGGGAGTTTGAGCTTTTGAAGATGAAGGACTCAGATAGTGTGAAAGAATACTCTTCCAAGCTAATGGAGATTGTGAACCAAATACGGATACTTGGTGAAGACTTCCTAGACCAGAAAGTTATAGAAAAAATCTTGGTTAGCCTTCCAGATAAGTTTGAATCGAAAATCTCAGCTATTGAAGAGTCTCGTGACTTGACTACTTTTACAATAGCTGAATTGATCTCCAAATTGCAAGTCCAAGAGCAAAAGGTAACTATGAGAAGTGAAGGGATAGTAGAAGATGCCTTTCAAGTAAGGCATAAATTCAGGCAGCGGAAGGAAGCCAGAAAAGCCTCCTTAGATAACTCTAGAGAGGTAAACTCTGGTGAAAACCAAGGTGATTCGTCAAGAAAAGGAAAATTTCCACCTTGTGGTATTTCTAAGAAGACAAACCACTTAGAGAAGAATTGTTGGCAGAAGCCAAAAAGGCCTCCAGTTCAATGTAGATATTGTAAAAGGTATGGGCACATCGAGAGAAATTGCAGCCAAAAGCAAAATCAAAGTGGTCAATCTTCCCAACGAGCAAATTTCGCGGATGATCACTAA